The genomic interval GCGGGCATGGAGGCGCTTCGCGCGAAGAGCGAGAAGCTCACCGGCTACCTGGAGTTCCTCTTGGAGAAGCTGCCTCCGGGCTTCGTGCGCATCATCACGCCGCGAGATGCGAAGCAGCGGGGCGCGCAGCTGTCGCTGCGGTTCAAGGGCGAGGCGCAGGGGATGCTCAAGCGCCTGTCGGACGCGGGCATCATCTGCGACTTCCGAAAGCCAGACATCATCCGCGCGGCGCCCGCGCCGCTGTACTGCTCGTTCACCGACGTCTACCGCTTCGTGCGGACCCTGGATGCCCATGCGCGCGAATGAGCGAGGCGAAGAGGTCGTCGTGGTGGGAGCGGGCCTGGTGGGCTCGCTGCTCGCCGTGGAGTTGGCCCACCAAGGCTATTCCGTGGAGGTGCTGGAGCGCCGACCGGACATGCGCCGCGAGGTCATCGACGCGGGGCGCTCCATCAACCTCGCCATCTCCACGCGAGGTCTGTACGCGCTGCGGCAGCAGGGGCTGGAGGAGGAGGCGCTCCGCCACGCGATTCCCATGCGGGGGCGGATGATTCATCCCCCCAAGGGCGCGCTGGTCTATCAGCCGTATGGCAAGGACGACTCGCAGCACATCAACTCGCTGTCGCGGGCGTGGCTGAACAAGTTCCTGATGTCGGCGGCGGAGACGTCGGGCCGGGTTCGCTTCCGCTTCAAGCAGCGGGTGACGCACCTGGACTCCAAGACGGGCGCGCTCACGGTGGTGGACGAGGGCACGGGGCAGGAGCGCCGCGAGGAAGGGCGCGTGGTGTTTGGCACCGATGGCTCGGGCTCCGCGGTGCGGCAGGCGTTGGAGCAGGTGCCGGGCTTCCAGTCGACGCAGGAACAGCTGGGGCATGGCTACAAGGAGCTGACGATTCCCGCGGGTGCGGGGGGCTCGTTCCAGATGGAGAAGCACGCGCTGCACATCTGGCCGCGCGGGACGTACATGTTGATTGCGCTGCCCAATGAGGATGGCAGCTTCACGTGTACGTTGTTCCTGCCTTGGAAGGGGCCGGTGAGCTTCGAGTCCCTGGATACGCCGGCCCGGTTGGAGACGTTCTTCGAGGAGCAGTTCCCTGATGCGAAGGCGCTGATTCCGGATTTGACGGAGGCGTTCTTCGCGCGGCCCACGGGCAGCATGGTGACGGTGAAGTGCGCGCCGTGGCATGCGGGCGGCAGGGCGGTGGTGCTGGGGGATGCGGCGCACGCCATCGTCCCCTTCTTCGGCCAGGGGATGAACTGCGGCTTCGAGGACGTCACGGTGTTCAACCGGCTGCTGGCGGAGCACGGCTCGTGGGAGGGCCTGTTCGGCGCGCTGGAGAAGCTGCGCAAGACGAACGCGGATGCCATCGCGGACATGGCGGTGGAGAACTTCATCGAGATGCGCGACAGCACGGGCAACCCGCGCTTCTTGTTGGAGAAGGCGGTGGAGAAGGTGTTGCTCAATGCCTTCCCGGGCGTGTTCGTCAGCCGCTATTCGATGGTGAGTTTCAGCCGGGTGCCGTACCGGCTGGCGTACGAGGTGGGGGCGATTGCCGGCGGCATCGTCTCCGAGTTGTCCGAGGGGCTGACGCGCGCCGAGGACGTGGACCTGGAGCGCGCGGGGCGTCTCATCCAGGAGCGGTTGGTGCCATTCATGAAGGAGCACGCGGATGGATTTCGGACTGAAGGGTAGGCGCGCGCTCGTCATGGGCGCGTCGGCGGGACTGGGCTACGCGACGGCGCAGGCGTTGGTGAAGGAAGGCGCCACGGTGGCCATCTGCTCGCGCGGGGGCGACAAGTTGGAGCGAGCGGCGAAGTCGCTGGGCGCGGCGCTCGCAGTGCCGTGTGATTTGACGCAGCCGGGTGCGGCGCGGCGGCTGGTGGACGAGGTGGCGGCGAAGCTGGGTGGCGTGGATGTGCTCGTGGTGAACACGGGCGGGCCACCGGCGGGGCCGTTCGAGGCGCTGACGGCGGAGCAGTGGCAGCTCGGGTTCCAGAGCCTGTGGATGGCGGCGGTGGATGGGATGCAGGCGGCGCTGCCGGGGATGCGGGAGCGCAAGTGGGGCCGCATCGTGCTGGTGACGTCGCTGGCGGCGCGTGAGGCGATGCCGAACCTCACGGTGTCCAATGGCTTGCGCGCGGGGTTGCTCGGGTTGGTGAAGACGGTGAGCAACGAGGTGGCGCAGCACGGCGTCACGGTGAACGCGGTGCTGCCGGGCTACCACGCGACGGAGCGGATGACGGAGCTGGGCCTCACGGACGAGAAGGTGGCGCCGCAGATTCCCGCGAGGCGGCTGGGACGTCCGGAGGAGCTGGCCGCGCTGGTGGCGTTCCTGTCGTCCGAGCAGGCGTCGTACATCAACGGTCAGTCCATCTGCGTCGACGGTGGAGCGCAGCGCGGGTTCTGAGCTTGCATTGAGGGCCGCCACATGAAGCTCCACACCCTATCCCTGGGGCTCATCATGCTGGCGGCCTGCACGAGCGCGCCCCCTCGAGTGGCGGCCCCCGTGAATTGGGTGCCATGGACACGGGCCGAGAGCTTGCGGTGGTACGACTGCGAGCCAGGTAGCACGCTCATCGAGCGTCACACGCCTGGACATGGAAGCCCTCCGTTGACGCTGCGGCGAACGCGCCTCGAGCCCTCAGGGGAGCGTGCGCGGGTGCAGACGGAGCGCCTGGAGCCGCGAGTCGAGAGGCCACCGAGCTGCTGCAGTGTGGACCTCCCGCCGGGGTATCCAGGGCCTGAGCCGAAACGAACCGAGGAGTTCGTTCGGCGCGAGGTCTTCCCGGTGGGAGGAGCGCCGGTGGAAGTGGAGGTCGTCCGGCGAACGACCCGGATGGACCGGGGATGTGACACCGTGCCCTGTCCCTGCTGGGACGACCTCCTGGTTGAGGAGCTGTGGTACCGGCATCCACGCGCGGAGAGCGAGGGCGCGGTGCGCATCCTCTTCGACCCCAGCCGCTCGCGCTTCTCCCGCTCTTCAGGCTGTGCGAGCCCGCCTCCTGGTTCCGCTCCTGACGCCAGGGGGATGGTCGAGACAAGGGTCGCCACGGCGCTCGATGTGTCATTCCGGCTTCAGCGCGACATCCACCGGTGCATGCGGGTGCGCACCTGGGAATCACCTGGAGTACCCGTGGAGTCTCTCGAGTGCCCGAGTGTCCTGGGTGGACGTGGGATGTGGCAGATGACAGGCGGGCTCGTGTCCGGCGTGCGCACGTTCACGACCATCGAAGTGCTGTCCTTCGACTGCAAGAGGTCCTCGCCCGAAGAGCCGTGAGACAGGGCGAGGACGAGGAAGCAAGGGAGCCACGCGTTGCCACAAGGCGTCGGGGACGAGTTCCCGGACCATGCCTCTCAACCTGGGGATGGCCCTTGCCAGCGACCAGCTCAGTCCTGACTTTCGTCAGGAGCTGTCAGTACCTCTCAGGGATAAAATTCCTGTCTTTGAGCGAAGCGGTGTCGTCGTACGCCCCATGCATGGAGCGAGCGGGCAGCTTCACCTTGGCGTTCTTCACTCGCTTGTGCGGAATCTTGTCCAGCAAGAAGCGGATGCAATTGAGCCGTGCCTTCTTCTTGTTGTCTGACGGCAGGATGTACCAGGGCGCATACGGCATGTCCGTCGCGGCCAGCATCTGGTCCCGCGCATGGGAGTAGTCGTACCAGCGCTTCCAGGACTTGACGTCCATGGGACTCAACTTCCACTGCCGGAGGGGGTCGTCGATCCGCGCCGCGAACCGTCGGGCCTGCTCCTCCTTTCCGACCTCCAGCCATATCTTCACCAGCAGGATTCCGCTTTCGACCATGTACTTCTCGAAGACGGGACAGCCGATGAGGAAGCGGTCGTGCTCTTCGGGCGTGCAGAACCCCATCACGAGTTCGACGCCGGCCCGGTTGTACCAACTGCGGTCGAAGATCACGATCTCGCCGGCCGCCGGGAAATGCTGCACGTACCGCTGCAGGTACATCTGTGACTTCTCGCGGCTCGACGGGGCCGGGAGGGCCACCACGCGGAATACACGAGGGCTCACCCGTTCGGTGATGGCACGAATCGTTCCGCCCTTCCCCGCCGCGTCCCGGCCCTCGAACACCACGATGACGCGCATCTGCGCCTGCTTGACCCACTCCTGAAGCTCGCAGAGCCGCGACTGGAGCTTGCGCAGCTCCTTGACATAGGCCTTGCGCTTCATCGGCTCTGCGTGTGTGTCCTGTGCCATGGCCGAAGGGTTGTGCGGCCCTGACGCACGCGCAATACGTGCGCTCGGGGAGGGACTCCGCCAGCCAGCGGAACCTCACCAGAGATGGCCCCGGGTGCGGCGGGCGACAGCCCTGTCGCCCTCGGGGCCGTGGCCGGTATGGCGCAACGAACAGCGGAGACTGCCCCTTGGGGCATTCAGCGCACGCGAACTTCCGCGCGCCGCAGGGCGTGCGAATCCTCCCCCATCATCGAGGTGTCGCGAATGAGGGGGACGGGCAGCACCATCC from Myxococcus stipitatus carries:
- the ppk2 gene encoding polyphosphate kinase 2; this encodes MKRKAYVKELRKLQSRLCELQEWVKQAQMRVIVVFEGRDAAGKGGTIRAITERVSPRVFRVVALPAPSSREKSQMYLQRYVQHFPAAGEIVIFDRSWYNRAGVELVMGFCTPEEHDRFLIGCPVFEKYMVESGILLVKIWLEVGKEEQARRFAARIDDPLRQWKLSPMDVKSWKRWYDYSHARDQMLAATDMPYAPWYILPSDNKKKARLNCIRFLLDKIPHKRVKNAKVKLPARSMHGAYDDTASLKDRNFIPERY
- a CDS encoding NAD(P)/FAD-dependent oxidoreductase, giving the protein MRANERGEEVVVVGAGLVGSLLAVELAHQGYSVEVLERRPDMRREVIDAGRSINLAISTRGLYALRQQGLEEEALRHAIPMRGRMIHPPKGALVYQPYGKDDSQHINSLSRAWLNKFLMSAAETSGRVRFRFKQRVTHLDSKTGALTVVDEGTGQERREEGRVVFGTDGSGSAVRQALEQVPGFQSTQEQLGHGYKELTIPAGAGGSFQMEKHALHIWPRGTYMLIALPNEDGSFTCTLFLPWKGPVSFESLDTPARLETFFEEQFPDAKALIPDLTEAFFARPTGSMVTVKCAPWHAGGRAVVLGDAAHAIVPFFGQGMNCGFEDVTVFNRLLAEHGSWEGLFGALEKLRKTNADAIADMAVENFIEMRDSTGNPRFLLEKAVEKVLLNAFPGVFVSRYSMVSFSRVPYRLAYEVGAIAGGIVSELSEGLTRAEDVDLERAGRLIQERLVPFMKEHADGFRTEG
- a CDS encoding SDR family oxidoreductase codes for the protein MDFGLKGRRALVMGASAGLGYATAQALVKEGATVAICSRGGDKLERAAKSLGAALAVPCDLTQPGAARRLVDEVAAKLGGVDVLVVNTGGPPAGPFEALTAEQWQLGFQSLWMAAVDGMQAALPGMRERKWGRIVLVTSLAAREAMPNLTVSNGLRAGLLGLVKTVSNEVAQHGVTVNAVLPGYHATERMTELGLTDEKVAPQIPARRLGRPEELAALVAFLSSEQASYINGQSICVDGGAQRGF